In Uranotaenia lowii strain MFRU-FL chromosome 2, ASM2978415v1, whole genome shotgun sequence, one genomic interval encodes:
- the LOC129742231 gene encoding uncharacterized protein LOC129742231: protein MAHLPAVRVTPSLPFSSTLVDFMGPVYLKPPRKQGPIKSYICVFVCMVTEAAHLKLVMSLTSDAFIAALKRFCSWRRRLPEIYCDNATNFVGAKNQLEELRVLLLSQRHQSEIARTTARMGIAFHFIPPRSPTFEGLWEACVKNITYIAPRGPNCRPFPYRWSNPSSSRTKPYLVTLQSPVPLTKQQRVPQTLWDRRYVEYLPTLQRLQKWPGKHSNLAVGDMVLVGDNNSPSLKWPIARVLKTTACGRIADVLCDGNQIRRCSIRKMCPLQHCEASESSTVTESEREPSTPSCTTQPSPTIDLQATSTLSAAAQLLAPNSDDNDELSSWSSSQYAS, encoded by the exons ATGGCACATCTTCCTGCTGTACGCGTTACACCATCGCTTCCTTTCTCCAGTACCTTAGTCGATTTCATGGGCCCAGTGTACTTGAAACCTCCTCGCAAACAGGGCCCAATTAAATCGTATATTTGCGTCTTCGTTTGCATGGTTACCGAAGCCGCACATCTCAAACTGGTAATGAGCCTCACATCCGACGCTTTCATCGCAGCGCTGAAACGGTTCTGCTCATGGAGACGACGTCTACCAGAAATCTACTGCGACAACGCCACGAATTTCGTCGGCGCCAAGAACCAGCTGGAAGAACTTCGTGTTCTCCTCCTGTCGCAACGGCATCAGTCCGAGATCGCCAGAACAACAGCCCGAATGGGAATCGCTTTCCATTTCATTCCTCCACGCTCACCCACTTTTGAAGGGTTGTGGGAAGCTTGCGTCAAAAACATCACCTACATCGC ACCTCGAGGCCCTAACTGCAGGCCATTTCCTTATCGGTGGTCCAATCCTAGCTCTTCCCGAACCAAACCTTACCTCGTTACCCTCCAATCACCTGTCCCGCTGACCAAACAACAGCGTGTTCCCCAAACGCTTTGGGATCGACGGTACGTCGAATACTTGCCCACTCTACAGCGTCTTCAAAAATGGCCCGGTAAACACTCGAATCTAGCCGTCGGTGACATGGTTCTGGTCGGAGACAACAACTCGCCTTCTTTGAAATGGCCCATCGCTCGAGTCCTGAAGACGACTGCTTGTGGCAGGATTGCAGACGTGCTGTGTGACGGAAACCAAATCCGCCGTTGCTCAATCCGCAAAATGTGCCCACTCCAACATTGCGAAGCCTCCGAATCTTCCACTGTCACGGAATCCGAGCGTGAGCCTTCCACTCCGAGCTGCACTACACAACCATCACCCACAATTGATCTTCAGGCAACATCCACACTTTCGGCCGCTGCTCAACTTTTGGCTCCGAACAGCGACGACAACGACGAGTTGTCATCCTGGTCTTCATCGCAGTACGCATCGTGA